A stretch of Gallus gallus isolate bGalGal1 chromosome 2, bGalGal1.mat.broiler.GRCg7b, whole genome shotgun sequence DNA encodes these proteins:
- the LOC101747995 gene encoding lymphocyte antigen 6E-like, producing MKTTPVILLVAVLCVEQVYPFMCYVCQQQESNKDCLTISMCAKEDKYCVTVRDNVGTNPDKPKYVISKMCSPTCNATSQQQNQAHRNVSCCEKPLCNVNGGSSKQGSYGAMFLGVLASITYIFACGR from the exons ATGAAGACTACTCCTGTTATCTTGCTGGTTGCTGTCCTGTGCGTGGAGCAAG TTTATCCGTTTATGTGCTATGTGTGCCAACAACAGGAGTCCAACAAAGACTGTTTAACCATTTCCATGTGTGCAAAGGAAGACAAATACTGTGTGACTGTCCGTGACAATGTTGGAACAA ACCCCGACAAGCCTAAATATGTCATCTCTAAGATGTGCTCTCCAACGTGTAATGCAACAAGTCAGCAACAAAACCAAGCCCATCGGAATGTTTCATGCTGTGAGAAACCATTGTGCAATGTGAatggaggcagcagcaagcaAGGCAGCTATGGAGCAATGTTCCTGGGTGTCCTAGCTAGTATCACTTACATTTTTGCCTGTGGACGGTGA
- the LY6E gene encoding lymphocyte antigen 6E precursor, producing MKAFLLAVLAAVLCVERAHTLICFSCSDASSNWACLTPVKCAENEEHCVTTYVGVGIGGKSGQSISKGCSPVCPSAGINLGIAAASVYCCDSFLCNISGSSSVKASYAVLALGILVSFVYVLRARE from the exons ATGAAGGCGTTTCTGCTCGCCGTGTTGGCTGCGGTGCTGTGCGTGGAGAGAG CCCACACGCTCATCTGCTTTTCGTGCTCGGATGCATCCTCCAACTGGGCCTGCCTGACACCTGTCAAGTGTGCAGAGAATGAAGAACACTGTGTGACAACGTACGTCGGAGTGGGAATCG GTGGCAAGTCTGGCCAGTCCATCTCCAAAGGCTGCTCTCCCGTTTGCCCCAGTGCTGGGATTAACCTCGGCATTGCGGCTGCCTCCGTCTACTGCTGCGACTCCTTCCTCTGCAACATCAGCGGCTCCAGCAGCGTTAAAGCCAGCTATGCCGTCCTGGCCTTGGGGATCCTGGTTAGCTTTGTCTACGTCCTCAGGGCTCGTGAGTGA